In Mustela erminea isolate mMusErm1 chromosome 7, mMusErm1.Pri, whole genome shotgun sequence, the genomic stretch GGTGCAGGGCCCGGCGAGCTCCCATCCTGCCCCGAGGCGCACGGGAAGCGCATCTGCCCAGGGTCTGGGCGCGGGCGGTGCTCGATGCTCGGctttcccaccacctccccttgCTTCACCCCCCCGAGGGAGGCAcgtggaggagggaggggcctcTGAAGGGTCAGCACGCGGGGCTGGATGGACCCCCCATGTGGTCTTTGGCGCctgcagagaggcagaggtgggaaagggggcggggagagagcaGCGGGTGGTCAGGGTGGGGAACACACAAGTGGCAAAGGCGGGAAGAACGTTTTGGTTTTCCCATCCAGGGCCGGGTTTGCCAGGCGCCCGTGTTGCAGATGTTTTTTCAAAAGCTCCCCGTCTGGGGAGGCGGCGGGACACAGGCTCCCCTTCAAAGTCGGCCTGGCCCCCCCTCCTTCTGGAGCTGCACACGGGGGGTCTGGCTCCCTGGCTTCAGGAAGTTGCACAACCCTGGCCTGTGCCCCGCAGCCCCATCTCCCACCCTGGCACGGCCCCTCCTTCAGGgacccagcccccacctccctggAAGCAGCTGAGAAGGCGCTAGACCGGAGGGGATGCCACGGCTGAAGCCCCCCGAGCCGACCACGAGCCTGCCCCAGACGGCGGCAAGGAGGGGCGCGCAGCACAGCTTTGTCCCTGTCTGTGTCCCTGCACCTCTGCTGGCTCCGGTCCGATCCAGCCTGCGGTTCTGTGCTGTGATGGGCCACAAGGAGGGTCTCGGAGCCGAACACACAAGCAAACAGCATGGGGTCTGAGCAAGCAACCCTGGCTGGCCCTCTGCTCTCTGTGTCTTGGCAGGTCACGGtggctctcctcctgcccccaggcctgCTCTGGCTGGGATACCCTCACCCTGGGCCAGTGGACTTTGTCCCAGGAGCCAGAAGCCCAACTTGCTGCCATCCTATGTGAGCCACAACATGGCTATGGTGGGATGGTGGCCCCAGGAGAGAGAGGGCCACCTCCCAGCGCCTGTGGGTCAGGGCTTATATAGAAAAAAAGCTCTTGGTAGGTGTGTCTCGGGATCTTGAGATCATCCTGGATCACGCAGGTTGCCCGTAGCCTGTGGGCAAAGAGCCTCCTAAGAAGGAGGAGGCTGGGACCCCCGGAGgactcagtcggtgaagcgtctgcctttggctcaggtcatgatcctggggtcctgggatcgagccctgcttggggctccctgctcagcaggaacttctccatctcccactccccctgcctgtgttccgtctctcactgtgtctctctgtcaaataaataaatacaatcttcacacacacacacacaaacccagaaGGAAAAGGCTCCGTGGAGGAGGGAGCCTGCCGTGGCTGTGGGAAGCCGGGCTGGATGTGGCCCACGGGGGAGCACAGCCCGACGACAGCCTGACTTCCAGCCTGTGACAATGACTTCGGGCCtctggaccacaagggaagaaatCTCTACTGTGCTAAGCCACACCATTTGTGACCGTCACAGCAGCCCCAGGACGCTGATACAGATGGTGTGCGATTTGGGGAAAAGGGTCTCGGTCTCCACACCTACGATGCTGGCCTGTTATCAAGTGGTTGGCAAGACGACGTGTGGGTCTCCGCCGGGCATGGAGGCTGCTCACTCGAGCGAAAGGCCAGGAGGACAGGGTCGGGTGGGGATCGGGGCTCACGCTGAGAACACTCCAGGTGCGACACTGGGGGCGCTGGGTTCAGCCGGCTCAGGCTACAGGCCTCCAGTCCCTGCCCCAACAAGTTCACCTTGCCAGGGCAAACCAGAGTTAGACTTCAGGAGGGCTGCCTGGAAGAGGGGGGCTCTGCCAGGCAGGGGGGCTGGGCCAGGTCCAGGACACATGCACCTGTGTGTCCATCCTCATGGCCAGCCCCTCAGCACACCCATGCGtgcacactctcacacacacacacacacacacacacacaaccacatgGGTTCTGGTAGGAGCCTCCAGGGAGAACAGTAGGGTCAGTGTGCCCGTTCACGGGGTCGTGGTCTAGGACTCAGGATTGTGTCCCTGAAACTCTGAGGCCTCTGCTCCCTttcctgctgccccccaccccagctgttGCTCAGCCTTGGCAGATGGAGGGGCTGCCCCctcaccacccacccctcccaggAACGGCCTGGTTGCTCTCAGCAGTGGGAAGAGGGAACCGTGGGTGGACAGTAGGCCTGACGCCCCAGAGGTTGTGCTCTGATGCCACTTGGAGAGGAATGCTGTCGCCTCAGGCTCTGGGTCTGGGCCGGACTTCGGTGCAGGGAGACTGCTGGCAAacaggagcagggtgggggcctCCATGGAGAGCCTGTCCCCCTCCTGTTCCTACACCCACACCCTTACACTCTCTTACTGACCTTCCACCCTCAACTTGGTGGCCCCCTAACTGATGCTCCAACCAAACTGGGACTTTTCCTGCCACCCCAACATGCAGGCAAGGGCAGAGGAGTCCAGCGACAGGAGCCGCAACACCCACGTCCGCTCCTCCGTCAGGCCTCTCCAAGCCCACACGAGGACACACCCAGGCACTCAGGCCAGGACCCTGGCATTGCCTGGGTCACTCCTCACCCGCCCAGGTCCAAACCACCTCCTTTGGCCCCACCTCCACCACACGGCCCCAAACCCATTCCATGTCCGTGCAAGCCATAGGGTTCTTTCATGATCTGGACTCCAGCACCTGCCCTCCGCTTAGACCCTCCAGCCCTGGGCTGCTTTCTCAGCCCGACTGAGCCTCCTCCCGTGGCCTCGAGCTCCAGACCATGGCACGCGCACAGCGCGGGCTGCAGACACCTGAGCCGTGGAATGCTCCACGGGGCACAGGGTACCTGCACCGTAGGTGTCCCCCTCACCGCGACGGGGCCCCCAGGGCAGCTGCACACTGTGGTGGCAGGTGACCGACGGCCCCCTGAGGTCTGGGAAGCTTGGCTCCCCGCCCCGCGCACAGGGCGCACATGGGCCGTAACCGTGCTCCGGGCCTGGGTCTTGCCCAGCTCTTAAGGCTTCGGGACAAGGGATGACCTCCCAGGGCCTGGGTCTCATCAGGGACCCTTGTTCCGTCGTACAGACTGAATGTGCTCACACGTGTGCGGCGGGGAGCTGGGTCCAGGTCAGCTAGTCCAGCTCTTCACGTTGTGCTAGTGGGGACTGCCCCGCCACCGCGGCCTtctggacccccccccccaccgcttgTCTCTGCTCTGCCAGGGTACCCCAGAGGCAAGGCCTGCTCTGGTGCCTGCTGGGTCCGTCCACCGTCCATAGAAGAGTGTGATGGGTGTTGGGTCCACCAGGCGTCCTCCTTGGCCAGGGGCTCTCTCTAGctgaccctctctccctccccatcgggtgtgactggggagggggctgtgcaCACCCCCGTCTCTGCGTCTGTGGCTGGGGGAGTCCAGGGTCAGCCCCGCACCCTGCCAAGCAAACATACGGTCCCAGAGCACAAGAGTGGATCCCTGACCAGCCTGTCCGCGTCCAGAGAGGGGGCGGTGGCCGCCCCTCCCGGGGCCGCAGGAAACGGCCTGGCCCCACTTGCAGCCAGGGCCAGCGACTCTGGCTTCCCTTCAGGCCCGTTTCCTTTATCCGGTTGTTTTGCTCTGAATTCACAAAGCTCGGCCTTCTCTTCCCCTCCGTGtccgccccttcccccactccagaGCGGAGCAGGACGGAGACCGGACATTTCAGGGCCCGCcggagcccccgcccccacccgcacCCCGCGTCCGCCCGGGCCGACCGCCGGGAAGGGGGGTCCCGACCGCCCCCTGCTGCCCAAGGCCGGGAGCGCAGCGCCGCGGTCCTCGCGCAGGTGCGGGGCGCGGGCTGGCTCTGCGGGCGGGGGCCGCGCGGCCCCCAGCGCCCACTCCCCGCGCGGCCGCAGAGGCGGGGGCGAAGGAAGACGGCCGGGTCGCAGCACCAGCAGTTTATTGAGTCCCGGCCTGGCGTCCGGGGGCATCATCTCCAGGACTCGGGCCCTCGGAGGAGCGCGGGCCGCGGCGCGGGAGGGGCCGGGACCCCGCGCGGGGCCCACCGGAGGGAGGGACCGCGCTCGGCCGCAGACGAAGCCCGAGCCCAggccccgcggccccgcggccccgccggcTGCTCCTGGGCCCGCGCAGGACGCGCGCTAGGGACCCCCGGGGGCCGCCGCCCGCAGCGCGAAGAGTTTCTCCCAGCAGGTGGCGACGGCGTCCAGGGCGCGCACGAGGAGCCGCCTCCGGCCGCGGCGACTCCGGGGAGGGCGCGTCTTGGGCCGCCGGCTCCGCTGTCGGGGACGGGACGGTCAGCGAGCGCCCACGGTCCCCGccgtccccgcccccacccccacccccaggctcgcGTCTGGCCCCTGGAGCTCCCAGACGGTGCCCCCGTCTGGGACAACGGAGCGACAACGGAGCTGTCACTGCGCCACGGGAGGCGCGgtgcggcgggggtggggggcgcccgTGGAAGCGGAGGGACCCGGCTGTGGGCCCGCGCACCTGGCTCAGCGTCCCGCAGTGGCGCCGCATCACCGCCTCGGTGCGCATGGCGACGGTCCACGCTGTCTTCTCCAGGGCCCCGCGGCGGCCCCGGGCCACCGCCCTGCGCAGGGTCCGACCCAGGGACGCGATCGCCAGTAGGATACCGTgctcctggggaagggagggaggcgagtgggggctggggagcctgtggggggacctgtggggagacctgtgaggagacctgtgaggagacctgtgaggagacctgtggggggacctgtggggagacctgtgaggagacctgtggggggacctgtggggggacctgtgaggagacctgtggggggacctgtggggagacctgtgaggagacctgtggggggacctgtggggggacctgtgaggagacctgtggggagcctgtgaggagacctgtggggagacctgtgaggAGACCTGTGGGGAGCCTGTGCGGAGACCTGTTGAGGAGACCTGTGGGgggacctgtggggagacctgtgacgggacctgtggggagacctgtgaggagacctgtgggggggacctgtggggagacctgtgaggagacctgtggggggacctgtggggagacctgtgaggagacctgtggggggacctgtggggggacctgtgaggagacctgtggggagacct encodes the following:
- the C7H20orf204 gene encoding uncharacterized protein C20orf204 homolog isoform X1, with the translated sequence MVPPKPALWAVLLALLGMAPGRSGLRTCSVPDVLRHYRAVIFEDLQAAVRQAGPGAEWPGPGSPHLPFIHKNLTGAAGPGWRGLRGAVCSAQKEHGILLAIASLGRTLRRAVARGRRGALEKTAWTVAMRTEAVMRRHCGTLSQVRGPTAGSLRFHGRPPPPPHRASRGAVTAPLSLRCPRRGHRLGAPGARREPGGGGGGGDGGDRGRSLTVPSPTAEPAAQDAPSPESPRPEAAPRARPGRRRHLLGETLRAAGGGPRGSLARVLRGPRSSRRGRGAAGPGLGLRLRPSAVPPSGGPRAGSRPLPRRGPRSSEGPSPGDDAPGRQAGTQ
- the C7H20orf204 gene encoding uncharacterized protein C20orf204 homolog isoform X2, with the protein product MAPGRSGLRTCSVPDVLRHYRAVIFEDLQAAVRQAGPGAEWPGPGSPHLPFIHKNLTGAAGPGWRGLRGAVCSAQKEHGILLAIASLGRTLRRAVARGRRGALEKTAWTVAMRTEAVMRRHCGTLSQVRGPTAGSLRFHGRPPPPPHRASRGAVTAPLSLRCPRRGHRLGAPGARREPGGGGGGGDGGDRGRSLTVPSPTAEPAAQDAPSPESPRPEAAPRARPGRRRHLLGETLRAAGGGPRGSLARVLRGPRSSRRGRGAAGPGLGLRLRPSAVPPSGGPRAGSRPLPRRGPRSSEGPSPGDDAPGRQAGTQ
- the C7H20orf204 gene encoding uncharacterized protein C20orf204 homolog isoform X4 gives rise to the protein MVPPKPALWAVLLALLGMAPGRSGLRTCSVPDVLRHYRAVIFEDLQAAVRQAGPGAEWPGPGSPHLPFIHKNLTGAAGPGWRGLRGAVCSAQKEHGILLAIASLGRTLRRAVARGRRGALEKTAWTVAMRTEAVMRRHCGTLSQRSRRPKTRPPRSRRGRRRLLVRALDAVATCWEKLFALRAAAPGGP
- the C7H20orf204 gene encoding uncharacterized protein C20orf204 homolog isoform X3, whose product is MVPPKPALWAVLLALLGMAPGRSGLRTCSVPDVLRHYRAVIFEDLQAAVRQAGPGAEWPGPGSPHLPFIHKNLTGAAGPGWRGLRGAVCSAQKVRSPRPQPCPPGASPQGSPQPPLASLPSPGARYPTGDRVPGSDPAQGGGPGPPRGPGEDSVDRRHAHRGGDAAPLRDAEPAEPAAQDAPSPESPRPEAAPRARPGRRRHLLGETLRAAGGGPRGSLARVLRGPRSSRRGRGAAGPGLGLRLRPSAVPPSGGPRAGSRPLPRRGPRSSEGPSPGDDAPGRQAGTQ